The Gemmatimonas phototrophica region ACGCGCGCCCGAAGCCAGCATGAGCATCAGCGTGGTCACCGAGGGTGCCGTGGGCATGCAATCCACGACAACGTCGTAATCTTTCGCCCGCATCTCCCTCACGATGCGCCACACGTGCGACCACCGTGAGCGGTCGAGCACCAGCACCTCGCGCACTTGCGGTTCGTGCGCCAGCACCGGCGCATTGGCAGGTGACGCCAGGACGTCCAGCACCACGCCGGGGGCACTGCCAATGGCACGCAGGACGCCCGTGGAGACGATCATGTCGCCGATGCGATCGGGGCGCAGAAACAGGACACGTTGCGGCCCGGGACGACGTGGCGTAGCTGGATACCGCGTTCGCAGCCGATCGCGACCGCGCAACAGCGCGGCGAAGAGGCGCACCATGCGCCGCCGCCACCAGAGCTCCAGTCGTCGGCCCACCCGTTGGTCAGCGGACATATTCAGCCTGCGCAGTCACTGAGGGTCGTTGGAGACCATCTATTCCTTCCCTGCGAAGGACACTGGGATTTTCGCAGAAATGGCACAACATTCATTTAACTTAACGTCGTTTTTCTAAATGCAACACCCACTGGCACAATAACAATCCGGAGGCACGTGGGGCGACTGCTGATGAGGAACCGGGCTCGCGCGCGTCGTCCCGCTAAGGTGCGGCCACCGCCGCAACCGACTTAGAGCTTGTGCGTCGACAGCAGCAGACTGGTTTCGGTATTGGCGACACCGCGCACCTTGCCGATCTGCCGGAGGACTTCGTCGAACTCCTGCAGGGTGTCCGTTGCGAGTTCGGCGACAATGTCCCAGCGCCCGTTGGTGGTGTGCAGGGCGCGCACCTCGGGGTAGCCGCGCAACGTGCGCAGCACCTGATCGGCGTCTCCTTCCGTGCGCACCATCGTGATGGCCCGAATGCGATGGGACGCTGCTTCCGGCGTGGTGCGCACGGTGAACCCCAGCAGGATGCGCTCCTCAAGCAGCTTGTCGATGCGGTTCTGCACCGTCCCGCGCGACACTTTGAGCTGCGTGGCGAGAGTGGAAATCGGTATGCGGGCGTTGGCGCGAAGCAGCGAAATGAGCTGGGTGTCGAGGGTGTCCATTGGCGTCTTTATTGAAACTGCAGAGATGACCTTACAAACTGTTCAGCAAAGATGAGCAGTTTGTACGACTGATTGCAATATTTGTGCATTTTTCTGTCTTGTTGCTGGCACAGGAAACGCGGCATTCTGTGTTCATGATGACTTCAGCCCTTAGTCGACCGCCGCACTCAGGCACGGTCCAGCTCATTGGGGTACCCCTCGACCTTGGCGCCAGTCGCCGCGGCGTCGACATGGGCCCCTCGGCGATGCGGGTCTCCAGCCTCGTGCGGCAGTTGGAGCGTTTGGGCATCGTGGTCCAGGACACGGGCAATGTGACCGTGCCCGACCGAAGCGCGCTGGACGACAGCCCCACCGCCTTTCTCGACGCCATTACCGGCGTCTGCGCAAACCTGGCCCAGCGAACGGCCGCCGCCGTTCGCAGTGGCGTGCGCCCGCTGGTCTTGGGGGGCGATCACTCGCTGGCCGCCGGCTCCGTCGCGGGCACGGCCACGGCACTGCACGAGCGCGGCCAGCGCACGGGACTCATCTGGCTCGACGCCCACGCCGACATCAACACACCGGTCACGAGCCTCAGTGGCAACGTGCACGGCATGCCGGTGGCGCACCTGCTGGGCTATGGCCATGCACCGCTGGCCGGTCTCAGTGCCGCTTCGCCGGCAGTGCTGCCCGAGCATCTGGTCTACGTGGGGCTGCGCGATCTTGACGACGCCGAAAAGGCATTCATACGCGAGCTCAAAATCACGGCCTTCACCATGCGCGACATCGATGAGCGCGGGCTGCGCGCCGTGATGAACGACGCCGTACGCATCGCCACCACCGGCACCGGTGGGGTGCACCTCTCCTGCGACGCCGACTGGATTGATCCGCAGGAAGCCCCCGGTGTGGGAACGCCGGTGCGCGGCGGCGCCACACTGCGCGAGGCGCATCTCGCCATGGAAATCATTCACGACACCGGCGCCCTGGTGGCGATGGATCTCGTGGAGATCAACCCGATTCTCGACTCCCGCAACGCGACGGCAGAACTCGCGGCGGAACTCATTGCCAGCGCCTTCGGGCGACACATTCTCTAGGATCTCCTCATGGCCACCGCTACGATGTCTCCCACCACGGATTTCATTGCACGCGAGGACGCGTGGGGCGCGCACAACTATCACCCGCTGGACCTTGTGATTGCCGAGGCCAAGGGGGCGTGGGTCACCGATGTGGAAGGGAATCGCTACCTCGATTGTCTCAGCGCCTACAGCGCGGTGAATCAGGGGCACTGCCATCCGCGGCTGTTGCGCACGCTCGTTGAACAGGCATCGCGTGTGACGCTCACCTCGCGTGCCTTCCGCAACGATCAGCTGGGCGGGTTCTGCGAGGACCTGGCACAGTTGTGTGGCATGGAGATGGTGCTCCCCATGAACACCGGCGCGGAAGCGGTGGAAACCGCCATCAAGGCCGCCCGTCGCTGGGGGTATCGCACCAAGGGCATTCCCGACGGCCAGGCGCAAATCATTGCCTTCGAGAACAACTTCCACGGGCGCACGACCACCATTGTGGGGTTCTCCAGTGAGCCGGCCTATCGGGCGCAGTTCGGGCCGTTCGCGCCGGGGTTCGTGCTGGTTCCGTTTGGTGATCTGGACGCGGTACGACGCGCGATGAACGCCAATACCTGCGCGGTGCTCATTGAGCCCATTCAATGCGAAGCGGGCGTGCTCATGCCGCCCGATGGCTTTCTGCCGGCACTCTCCGCACTGTGCGCCGAGCAGCAGGTGCTGCTCATGGCAGACGAAATCCAGACGGGACTCGGGCGCACGGGCACGCTCTTCGCCTGCGATCACGAGGGCGTTACCCCCGACGTCTATATCCTTGGCAAGGCGCTCAGCGGCGGCTTCTATCCCGTGTCGGCCGTGGTGTCGCGGCGCGAGGTGCTGGAGGTATTCGGCCCGGGGTCACATGGCAGCACGTTTGGTGGCAATCCACTCGGCTGCGCGGTGGCGCGAGAGGCCATGCGCGTGTTGCACGACGAGGCGCTGGTGGAACGCAGTGCTACCGAAGGGGCGTGGTTGCTGGAGCAGCTGCGAACGCTGCGTCATCCGGCCATCAAGGCGGTGCGTGGGCGAGGACTCATGTGTGCCATTGAACTGCACGAAGCGGCGCGCCCCTACTGTGAAGCGCTGCAGACACGCGGCGTCTTGTGCAAGGAGACGCACAGCACGGTGATACGCCTGTCACCACCGCTGGTGGTGGCGCACGACGATCTGGTGTGGGCGGTGGAGCAGCTGCGGGCGGTGTTCGACGAACAAGACCGTTAACAGAAAAGCTCTCCCGGAGGTCTCGGAGGGACGGAGGTCACGGAGAACAGCACATGCCGTCGCTGCTTGCCCCGTGACCTCCGTCCCTCCGTGTCTCCGTGAGAGCTGTTCATACCCACTCAGCCAGGCGCCGAAGCCTGGCCGGCCAAACACTTACCGATTCACAGAGTTATCCAGGAACGGGCGGTTGGTGGCCGTGGTTGACGTGACCGTCATATCACCACGCGCCGTAATCGTGTAGACGCGACCCGCAATGAATGACACGCCGGTGCGGGAAATGGCGTTCGTCGTTGCCCCGGCGGTACGGGCGAACAAA contains the following coding sequences:
- a CDS encoding Lrp/AsnC family transcriptional regulator, whose product is MDTLDTQLISLLRANARIPISTLATQLKVSRGTVQNRIDKLLEERILLGFTVRTTPEAASHRIRAITMVRTEGDADQVLRTLRGYPEVRALHTTNGRWDIVAELATDTLQEFDEVLRQIGKVRGVANTETSLLLSTHKL
- the rocF gene encoding arginase, translated to MMTSALSRPPHSGTVQLIGVPLDLGASRRGVDMGPSAMRVSSLVRQLERLGIVVQDTGNVTVPDRSALDDSPTAFLDAITGVCANLAQRTAAAVRSGVRPLVLGGDHSLAAGSVAGTATALHERGQRTGLIWLDAHADINTPVTSLSGNVHGMPVAHLLGYGHAPLAGLSAASPAVLPEHLVYVGLRDLDDAEKAFIRELKITAFTMRDIDERGLRAVMNDAVRIATTGTGGVHLSCDADWIDPQEAPGVGTPVRGGATLREAHLAMEIIHDTGALVAMDLVEINPILDSRNATAELAAELIASAFGRHIL
- the rocD gene encoding ornithine--oxo-acid transaminase — encoded protein: MATATMSPTTDFIAREDAWGAHNYHPLDLVIAEAKGAWVTDVEGNRYLDCLSAYSAVNQGHCHPRLLRTLVEQASRVTLTSRAFRNDQLGGFCEDLAQLCGMEMVLPMNTGAEAVETAIKAARRWGYRTKGIPDGQAQIIAFENNFHGRTTTIVGFSSEPAYRAQFGPFAPGFVLVPFGDLDAVRRAMNANTCAVLIEPIQCEAGVLMPPDGFLPALSALCAEQQVLLMADEIQTGLGRTGTLFACDHEGVTPDVYILGKALSGGFYPVSAVVSRREVLEVFGPGSHGSTFGGNPLGCAVAREAMRVLHDEALVERSATEGAWLLEQLRTLRHPAIKAVRGRGLMCAIELHEAARPYCEALQTRGVLCKETHSTVIRLSPPLVVAHDDLVWAVEQLRAVFDEQDR